The following proteins are co-located in the Paludibaculum fermentans genome:
- a CDS encoding penicillin-binding transpeptidase domain-containing protein → MKQNFLIPLCIISTLILSAAVPAFAVTATTQKSPTASTKRSKSRRAGATTVSRSTIVKRSPAAKSFAGTATIKPATARSTVAPRRVRKYYSPWDTPTFADSTYGDVVDGEDLAIRRAAVQALGPYNGSVVVVDPTTGRVMTMVNQKLALTGAYQPCSTIKLVAGLAGLSEGIIERETRLRLSRRESINLTTALAKSNNAYFANVGEKLGFEKINYYGRLFGLGEKAGINIEGESAGIFPEEKPKGVPNGMMTSFGEAIGLTPLQLAAIVSSIANGGTLYYLQYPRTLAEVSSLVPQVKRQLDIAQQIPEMRPGMMGAVEFGTARRANYDTNEPIFGKTGTCTDSRTHLGWFGSFNEVGKSKLVVVVLLTGGKSVNGPVAAGIAGQVYKNLSEAQFFTTQQPHATAPTAMIHSGDVH, encoded by the coding sequence ATGAAGCAGAACTTCCTTATCCCGCTTTGCATTATTTCCACACTGATCCTCTCTGCTGCTGTACCGGCGTTTGCAGTTACCGCCACCACACAGAAGAGCCCAACCGCTTCCACCAAACGATCGAAATCGAGGCGCGCAGGCGCAACTACCGTTTCGCGATCGACGATCGTCAAGCGTAGCCCCGCCGCAAAATCGTTCGCCGGCACGGCCACGATCAAACCGGCAACCGCCCGGAGTACAGTCGCTCCGCGCCGTGTCAGGAAGTATTACAGTCCCTGGGACACCCCGACCTTCGCCGACTCCACTTACGGTGACGTAGTGGATGGTGAGGATCTGGCGATCCGCCGCGCCGCCGTGCAGGCCCTTGGGCCGTATAACGGAAGTGTTGTGGTGGTAGATCCCACGACGGGCCGCGTGATGACGATGGTCAACCAGAAACTGGCTTTGACCGGCGCCTACCAGCCCTGCTCCACCATCAAGCTGGTGGCCGGCCTGGCCGGACTGAGCGAAGGCATCATCGAGCGCGAAACCCGCCTGCGGCTGTCGCGCCGCGAGTCGATCAACCTGACGACCGCCCTGGCCAAGTCTAACAACGCCTACTTTGCCAACGTGGGTGAGAAACTCGGCTTCGAGAAGATCAACTACTACGGCCGTCTGTTCGGCTTGGGCGAGAAGGCCGGCATCAATATCGAAGGCGAGAGCGCCGGGATCTTCCCGGAAGAGAAGCCGAAGGGCGTTCCGAACGGCATGATGACGAGCTTCGGCGAGGCGATCGGCCTGACGCCGCTGCAGCTAGCGGCCATCGTTTCGTCCATCGCCAACGGCGGAACCCTTTATTATCTGCAGTATCCGCGCACGCTGGCGGAAGTGAGCAGCCTGGTTCCGCAGGTTAAGCGGCAGCTCGATATCGCCCAGCAGATTCCTGAGATGCGCCCCGGCATGATGGGTGCCGTGGAGTTTGGCACGGCCCGCCGCGCCAACTACGACACGAATGAGCCGATCTTCGGCAAGACCGGAACCTGCACCGACTCGCGTACGCACCTGGGCTGGTTCGGCAGCTTCAACGAAGTGGGCAAGAGCAAGCTCGTGGTGGTGGTCCTGCTGACCGGCGGCAAGAGCGTCAACGGTCCCGTGGCGGCCGGCATCGCGGGGCAGGTTTACAAGAACCTGTCGGAAGCTCAGTTCTTTACGACCCAGCAGCCGCACGCCACCGCCCCGACAGCGATGATCCACTCCGGCGACGTTCACTAG
- a CDS encoding sugar phosphate isomerase/epimerase family protein: MMRAESKQMKLSMGTWSFAFGPYAANPKSIPEIARRLAAAGFDGIELSGYPPHVTPEAYATPAARAELKALLSDLGLGISGYSSDLGSANPTIPENRTAYLDLFRRLLDLCHDLGSPMIRVDSVGAPGSIPDEDYHTAFHRLADLWRDCADAARQAHVLMAWEFEPGFLFNKPSEVIEMHELVGHPWFQILFDTAHAYMCGVVGSRQHGKREILEGGVAEFIAKLHGSIGAVHVIDSDGTLVNDDTSTHLPIGEGHVPWPFLAPKLLNIPHIGWWCADLCFYEGAWERIDDNLRAVRGLLAPAPVKR, translated from the coding sequence ATGATGCGTGCTGAGAGTAAACAGATGAAGCTCTCGATGGGTACCTGGTCGTTTGCTTTCGGGCCGTATGCCGCGAACCCGAAGAGCATTCCCGAGATTGCTAGACGGCTCGCCGCGGCCGGATTCGACGGCATTGAACTCAGCGGCTATCCACCGCACGTGACGCCCGAGGCCTACGCTACCCCGGCGGCCCGAGCGGAACTGAAGGCGCTCCTCTCCGACCTTGGCCTGGGCATATCGGGCTATTCCTCAGACTTGGGCTCAGCCAACCCGACGATTCCCGAGAACAGAACCGCCTATCTCGACCTCTTCCGGCGCCTGCTCGACCTGTGCCACGACCTGGGCAGCCCCATGATCCGGGTCGATTCGGTGGGCGCGCCCGGCTCCATCCCGGACGAGGACTATCACACTGCGTTCCATCGCCTGGCCGACCTCTGGCGCGATTGCGCCGACGCCGCCCGCCAGGCCCACGTCCTGATGGCCTGGGAGTTCGAACCCGGCTTCCTGTTCAATAAGCCCTCGGAAGTCATTGAGATGCATGAACTGGTCGGGCATCCCTGGTTCCAGATCCTGTTCGACACAGCCCACGCCTACATGTGTGGTGTGGTGGGTTCGCGGCAGCATGGGAAACGGGAGATCCTGGAGGGCGGCGTGGCCGAGTTCATTGCCAAGCTCCACGGCTCCATCGGTGCGGTGCATGTCATTGATTCCGATGGCACTTTGGTGAACGACGACACCAGCACGCATCTGCCCATCGGGGAGGGCCATGTGCCGTGGCCGTTCCTGGCGCCGAAGCTGCTCAATATCCCCCACATCGGGTGGTGGTGCGCGGACCTCTGCTTCTACGAAGGCGCCTGGGAGAGGATCGACGACAACCTGCGCGCGGTGCGCGGACTGCTGGCCCCCGCGCCGGTTAAGCGCTGA